The sequence AAAATCTCGAGAAAACACCCTTTGATGCACTCATCAATGAAGAACCATTATTTATCCTCCATGATATTCATGGACTTGATTTAGCACCTACTAATATTACTTTATCAGTTGCTGAGGTACAGCTAGTCAACCTAGATTTTAGAGAAGTGAGATTAAAAGAAGCTATTGCCCCTCTCACGGACTATGATTTTATTTTGATTGATTGTCCCCCTAGCTTAGGATTATTAAGCTATGGTGCATTGGTGGCATCAACCCATGTATTAATTCCCATTGAAACTCACTTCAAAGCATTTCAGGGTACTAACTTACTGTTAGAAACCATTGCGAAGGTAAAAAAACGTGGTAACAGAGGACTACAGATAGGAGGATTTATCCCTTCCCGTTATAGTAAGGCTAATTCTCAAGATAAAAGAACCCTTCAGGCAATCACAGATGAGTTTGGAAAGGTGTCCACCGTTTATCCAGCGATTCCTCGTTTAACTGCTTTTGCGGATGCTTCTGAAGATGGACTTCCCCTTATGCTCTATGACCCCAAGTCTCCTGCTGTAAAAATATATAATGAACTTGCCCTTAGTATTGCCAAACTAACTCATGCCTAGAAAATCAGATAAGCCTTATCGTGCCCAAGCAAATCTCTCTGTTTTATTCGGGGATGAATCGTCTTCTGGTGAGACTATTAACATTAGCCAAATTATTTTACCTTCTTCACAGCCTAGAAAATACTTCGACCCTGAGAAGTTGGAACAATTAGCGTCTTCTATAAAAGCGCACGGTGTAATTGAACCTCTGCTGGTGCGTCCATTGGGAAACAAGTATGAGTTAGTGGCGGGGGAGAGGCGGTATCGTGCTTGTCAGATGGCAGAAATTAATGATATTCCTGTCACTATCAAAGAGTTATCTGATGAATCTGCTTTTGAGTTAGCCCTTGTTGAAAACTTGCAAAGAGAAGATTTAAATCCTGTAGAAGAAACTGAGGGGGTGTTATTTCTTCTTGCTCAGAAACTTACAATGTCAGTGGAATCAGTGGTTAACCTGCTCTATAAGATAAATAATGAGAGTAAAAAAGAATTTAACCATAACGTTATGGTTAACTCAGAAATTGAGGTGATTGAATCGGTTTTTAAAGACTTAGGGCGCGGTCGTTGGCAATCGTTTGTGGTTAATCGTCTTCCTTTACTCAAGCTACCAGAAGATATATTAACGGTACTAAGAGAGGGAAAAATTGCTTATACAAAGGCGATCGCCCTTAGTAAAATAAAAGACGATACCGCTAGACAAGAATTACTCAAGAAGGTAATTGAGAATAATTTATCCCTATCTCAGATTAAGGAACAGGTAAAGTTATGTAATAGCAACCAACGAGATAATGAGTCTCCCCAATTGAGAGTTAAGGAAATCACTAAATCTATTAACAAAGCAAAACTATGGGAAAAAGAACCCAAGAAATGGCAAAAGGTAGAAAAACTCTTAGCTAAGATTGAAGAATTAATCTCTCCTTGAGAATTAACACCAACGCAAAGGAAGAAAAAGAAGAGAAAAAAATACACCTTAAAAATAAGGTTCTTGCAGGAAAACGAAAAAAGCGACCAAAAATTAACTCTCCCAAAACTATTTCTTCACCTGAGTTCGGGATAAGCTCAAAGCTTTATTTTTTCCTAAAAAACCCCAATAGCTTCGTAGGGGTTCGTAGAAATAACAATAAAATGACCTTAACCCGAATGGACTTTAAGTGCCAGGGGATGTTGTTGATTAGGTTCTCTCCTCACCAAAAACTGCTGTTCTATCAATCTGATCATGACAATATGATAATCGTGACCAGTGATTTAAACCTTGGATGTCAAAACATCAAATAAATAAGGAAATATCAACATGAAAAAATACTTATCTGAGAGGGTGCATAAATGCGAAAAATGTGGTTTCACTATGAATCGAGATACTGCTTGCCGTAATGGTCATAGAAAACTACATCAGGGGTATGGAACGTACCTCTTTAGACGCAGAGTCGTCAAGCTCTACCGAATGCGGAAGTATGAGGCAACTTGGGGCGAAAAAGCAGATGTCTGCAAAGAAGCGTCAGAAACGCATTTTCGCTACGCTAAGAAATGCGTAGTTCATTAGAAAATAATTATGATTCGATTTATAAATTCTGCCATGCGTTATCCTCTTCTTCTGTTAACCAATCTTTTGCTAATAATGATTCACTTAATAAAGTAGTGTCTGATATACTTCCAGTCATTTTTTTTAACGTATCAGAACCATTGGCAAGTTGTTCTTTACTTTCTATACTTATCATAATCATTTGTGCGATCTCTTCTAGCTGTGCTTCTGATAACTCTGATAGCTTATTAATTACTTTTTCTAGTTGCTTAATCATGGTCTTACTCAATGGGAAAACTAAGTATGTTTCATCAATTATAGTCATTAACTTAATGGCATTATTCGTTAGGGAGAATATAACGCAGAGGGGTCTAGGCAGATCTTGAAAATTGATGAGTATTAGATTCCCTTTAGTGTAAAGGTTGTTATTTATCTTGCACTCTTGTGACAGCTTCGCTAGTTTTACCCC comes from Cyanobacterium sp. HL-69 and encodes:
- the parA-4 gene encoding plasmid partitioning protein ParA, translating into MTSIIALFNQAGGVGKTTITYNLGYHLSLLNHRVLLIDLDPQSSLTTFMGIEPENLEKTPFDALINEEPLFILHDIHGLDLAPTNITLSVAEVQLVNLDFREVRLKEAIAPLTDYDFILIDCPPSLGLLSYGALVASTHVLIPIETHFKAFQGTNLLLETIAKVKKRGNRGLQIGGFIPSRYSKANSQDKRTLQAITDEFGKVSTVYPAIPRLTAFADASEDGLPLMLYDPKSPAVKIYNELALSIAKLTHA
- a CDS encoding ParB-like partitioning protein, whose translation is MPRKSDKPYRAQANLSVLFGDESSSGETINISQIILPSSQPRKYFDPEKLEQLASSIKAHGVIEPLLVRPLGNKYELVAGERRYRACQMAEINDIPVTIKELSDESAFELALVENLQREDLNPVEETEGVLFLLAQKLTMSVESVVNLLYKINNESKKEFNHNVMVNSEIEVIESVFKDLGRGRWQSFVVNRLPLLKLPEDILTVLREGKIAYTKAIALSKIKDDTARQELLKKVIENNLSLSQIKEQVKLCNSNQRDNESPQLRVKEITKSINKAKLWEKEPKKWQKVEKLLAKIEELISP